The genomic interval AGTCGGTGTAGTAGCCCCTGACCGGCCCGAGGTAGGGCCCCTGCACCTCCAGGCAGCGGCGATAGTCCATGTCGTCGGCCTCGACGATGCCGGCCTCCGGGTTCTCCAGCGCCCAGACCATGCCCGCCAGCACGGCGGAAGACACCTGCAGCCCGGTCGCGTTCTGGTAGGGCGCCAGCCGGCGCGCCTCCTCGATCGACAGCTGCGAGCCGTACCAGTAGGCGTTCTTGGCGTGGCCATAGAGCAGCACGCCGAGTTCGTCGGATCCGTCCTGGATCTCCGCCTCGCTCAGCACGTGCAGCTCCGGCTGCACCCTGCCGGCGGCGCCGAACAGTTCGTGCAGCGACAGCACCGCGTCGTTGCACGGGTGATAGGCGTAGTGGCAGGTCGGCCGGTAGACGACCTCCTTGTCGTCCTTGACGGTGAAGTAATCGGCGATCGAGATCGCCTCGTTGTGGGTGACCAGGTAGCCGAACTGGGCGCCCGGCGTCGGGCACCAGGTGCGCACGCGCGTGTTGGCGCCCGCCTGCTCCAGGTAGATCGCCGCCTTGCAGCCCTTCTTGTGCTTGCGCGCGGTCTTCGGCAGCCACGTCTCGTGCGTGCCCCAACCCAGTTCCGCCGGCTGGAAGCCCTCCGACAGGAAGCCCTCGACCGACCAGGTGTTCCAGAACACGCCCATCGGCTTCGGCTTCTTGGCGCGCTGGGTGTCGCGCTCGGCGATGTGCACGCCCTTGACGCCGACCTTCCTCATCAGCTTGGCCCAGCCCTTGCGGCCGGTCGGCTCCTCGAACGCGAGCCCGGTATCGGTGGCGACGTCGACCAGCGCCTTCTTGACCAGCCAGGACACCATGCCCGGATTGGCGCCGCAGCAGGACACCGCCGTCGTGCCGCCGGGATTCTTCTTCCTTTCCTTGCGCACGGTCTCGCGCAGGCTGTAGTTGGTGCGGTCGGCCGCGCCGACGTCCTGGGCGAAATAGAAGCCGAGCCAGGGCTCGACCACCGTGTCGATGTAGAGTACGCCAAGTTTGCGGCACAGCTTCATGAGGTCGAGCGAAGAAGTGTCGACCGACAGGTTGACGCAGAAACCCTGGCCGCTGCCCTCGGTCAGCAGCGGCGTCAGCACCTCGCGATAGTTGCTGCGCGTGATCGCCTGCTTCTCGAAGCGGAAGCCGCGGTCCTCGACCAGCGCCCGATCGGCGTCGACGGGATCGATCACCGTCACGCGCGAGCGGTCGAAGTCGAAATGGCGCTCGATGAGCGGCAGCGTGCCGCGGCCGATGGAGCCGAAGCCGATCATCACGATCGGGCCGGAGATCCGGCCGTGGACCGGCCAGGACGGCTCGGCCGCTGCAGCCGCCTTGGCGGGCGCCCGCCCTGCGCGCTTCGCGCCGGCGGCGGTCTTGCGGGCCGCAGTGCGCTTGGGGCCGTTCTTGCCGGCGGATTTGGTCGCGGCGGTCGTGGTCGCCGAGGTTTCCTCGCTCATGTGCACATCCTCTCAACTCGAAGCCGCAGCCGGACCGGAGAAGGCGGTGCGGCGACGGACTGGGCGGACGGAGCCGCCGGCGCAGCGCGCCGGCAGCCTTCCGCCTGCTCGTGGTGCGATCGAACCGATCACATTTCGGCGCGCAGATCCAGCCGGTCGCGCGCCGCCATGTCGTCAGGCGGCCTGCGCTGCGACGATTTGCGTCTCGGGCAGGATCGCCAGAAGTCGGTCGGCGGGGGCAAGCGCCCCGCTCGGACGGATCAGGCCGCAGGCCCCGGCCAGCGCGTCCGGCCGGAGTTCCAGGCCGAGGAAACGCGACCGCTCCACCGGCCCCGGCAGGTCGAGCGCCCCGGTCGGCCCGGCCGAAAAGCCGAACCGCTCGTAATAGGGCGCATCCCCGACCAGGATCACCGCGCCGTAGCCTGCGAGGCTCGCCCGATTGAGCGCGTGCCGCATCAGCCGGCCGCCGAGCCCGTCGCTGCGGCACGCCGCCTCCACGGCCAGCGGGCCAAGCAGCAGGATCTCTCGGCCGTCGCCGGTCGCGACGTTCCACAGCCGCACGGTGGCGACGAGGCGGCCCTCGCCGTCCACCGCACTGAAGGCGAGCGCCGGCAGGCGTCCTTCCCGCAGCCGCTCGCTGGTCTTGGCATGGCGCGCCCGACCGAAGGCACGGTCGAGCAGCGCCTCACGGGCGCCGAAGTGCTCCGGCGCCTCGTCGACGATGTCGGACATGGCGGACCTGCTTCAGATCACGTAGGACGCCAGCGGCGCGAAGCCGTTGAAGCCGACCGTCGAATAGGTCGTGGTGTAGGCGCCGCAGGCCTCGATCAGCACTTTGTCCCCGATCGACAGCGACACGGGCAGCTCGTACGGCGTCTTCTCGTAGAGCACGTCGACGCTGTCGCAGGTCGGGCCGGCGAGCACGCAGGGCGCCGTCTCGTCGCCGTCCCGTGCCGTGCGGATCGGATAGCGGATCGCCTCGTCCATGGTCTCTGCGAGGCCATGGAACTTGCCGATGTCCAGATAGACCCAGCGCACGGCGTCGTCGGCCGACTTCCGCGAGATCAGCACCACTTCGGCCTCGATCAGGCCGGCGTCGCCGACCATGCCGCGGCCCGGCTCGATGATCGTCTCCGGCAGGCGGTTGCCGAAATGGTCGCTGAGCGCCTGGAAGATCGCCTGACCGTAGGCCGGCACGCCCGGCACGTCCTTCAGGTAGCGCGCCGGAAAGCCGCCGCCCATGTTGACCATCTTCAGCTCGATGCCGCGCCGCGCGGTCTCGCGGAACACCGCCGCGGCGGTCGCCAGGGCATTGTCCCAGGCGCCGAGGTTGGCCTGCTGCGAGCCGACGTGGAACGACACGCCGTGGGCGACCAGGCCCGAGCGATGGGCCTGCTCCAGCACGTCCGGCGCCATCTCCGGCACGCAGCCGAACTTCTTCGACAGCGGCCATTCGGCGCCGACGCCGTCGCACAGGATGCGGCAGAACACCTTCGAGCCGGGCGCCGCGCGGGCGATCTTGTCGACCTCGGCGTCGCTGTCGACGGCGAACAGGCGCACGCCGAGCTCGAAGGCGCGCGCGATGTCGCGCTCCTTCTTGATCGTGTTGCCATAGGAGATGCGCTCGGCGCCCGCACCGGCGGCGAGCACCATCTCGATCTCGCCGACCGAGGCACAGTCGAAGGACGAGCCGAGCTCGGCGAGCAGGCTCAGGATCTCCGGCGCCGGGTTGGCCTTGACCGCGTAATAGACGGAGGTGTCCGGCAGGGCGCGGGCGAAGGCTTCGTAGTTGTCGCGCACCACGTCCAGGTCGACCACGACGCAGGGGCCGTCTTCGGTGCGGCGGCGGAGGAATTCTCGGATACGTTCGGTCATCGGGCTCTCCCGTTCAGATCGGTCACGTCGCAGGGACGCCGGTGCGATCGCGGAGACCTCCCCCGTTTTGGAGACGGGGGTCCGACGATACGACGGCGAACGGTCGAGCGCGCGGCAGGGGCCGGTCGCTTTCCCGCGTGTGATGCCTTGGCTTGGAACGGGGGATCCGATCCGCACGGCCGGCAATGAAGTAACAAGTGCCTCTTCAGTAACCCCGGGATTTGGAGAACCCGGCAGAGACCAAAAAAGCCCTCTTACGTCGTTGCTTTAAGCCGTCCGGTTTTTGCCGGTCGTCCCGTCTGGGACCTGCGACCGGCTGCCACTCGAATTCGTGGACGACCACGGGCACGTGCGAATTTGGGCAAGCGTTATTTGGATCGATTTGCTGTCATGTTCAAGCGGAAATTCGCATTGACCGAAAAATTCCCGCGGCGCCCCGGGGAGCGCCGAAAAACGGCGCTCCCCGGGGCTCATGAGGCTGCCGCGGCAGATTGGGGGCTCGACGGCGGCGGCCTCAAAGGCTTGCGGCTTGGGCTTGCGGCTCAGTCGCCGCTGCGGTCACGCCAGCGCGGGCCGTCGCCGCTGGGGCCGCGGTGATGGTCGCCGTGATGCTTGCCGTGCCACTTGCCCTCATGCTTGCCATGGTGCCTGCCGTCCCGGCCCTTCGGGCCGCCGCGCAGGTCCGCCTTGGTCAGCACGCCGTCGCCGTTGCGGTCCATCCGCGCGACCATGCCGGCCGTGCGGGCCGCATGCTCGTCGCTGCTGATCGACAGGTCGCCGTCGGCGTCGAGGCTCTGGAACATGCGTACCATGGCCCGGTCGTGCATGTCGCGCCACAGCACGGCGAAGCCTTCGAGGTCGAACGCCCCGGCGCCCGCGCTGTCCGCCGAGGCGAACAGCGTGCCGCGTACCTCGTCGAACTCCTGGCGGGTGATCTTACCGTCGCCGTCGGTGTCGAAGCGCTCGAACAGCTCGTCGATGCCCCCGAAGCCGGGACCGAAGCCCGCACCGAAGCCCGGGCCAAATCCGTGCATGCCGCCGGCCATTGGCCCATAGCCCGGACCATGGCCCGGCCCCCTGCGCGGCCCGTCGCCCCCGCGGCCGCGCGGCGCGGTGTCCCGGTCGCCGTCATCGGCACGCATCATGCCGGGACCGCGGCCCTGTCCGGGGCCCTGGCCCATACCCTGGCCCATGCCCTGTCCGGGACCCTGGCCCTGCCTCGGGCCCTGGCCCATACCCTGTCCCTGTCCGGGGCCCTGCCCCGGGCGGACGCGTTCCAGTTCGCCGTTGCCGTCGCGGTCGAGGCGGGAGAACAGGCGGTCGGAGATGCGGTCGAACTCGGCGCGCGACACCTTGCCGTCGCCGTCGCGGTCGAGTCGCTGGAAGCCGCGCACCATGCGATCGCGGCTCTGGGCGATCCAGTGGTCCTTGAATTCGTCGAGGCTGACGCCGCCGCTGGAGTCCGCATCCGCTTCGGCAAAGCGGGCCGCGACGCGTTCGTCGACCTCGGCCTGCGTCACCACGCCGTCGCCGTTGACGTCGAAGCGCTCGAACAGGCGTTCGGCGCCGCGCCGCTGCATCTTGCCCATCACCATGTGATGGGCGCCGAAGCCGTGCCAGCCGGGACCGCCGCCCCAGCCGCCGCGCTCGTCGGCCTGGGCGGTGAGGGCGATGCCCGCCACGGAGGCCGCCAGCGCGGCCATGGCGATCGTCTTGAGCGGTTTCATGAGTATCGACTCCTTGGTTGCTCGTTGCGATGGGCTCAACATAAGCAAGGATGCGCGACGAAATAGGACCGGAACCGGTCGCAAGTGTCGTCATCTGTCCCGTCTCGGGTCCGGCGCGACATCTCGTTACACTTTCGTCTCCAAGCGCGGCGATTTTGCGATTACCTAACGATGGGGAGGACACCGGTGCGCCGGACCGGCCGGCCTGCAGACGGCGTTGAGGAACAACGAGCATGAACGAGCCCAGCCCCCATATCCTGATCGTCGACGATCATCGCGACATCCGGGAGACGCTCGCCCGCTATCTGGTCAAGAACGGCCTGCGCGCCTCCGTCGCCGAGAGTGCCGCCCACGCGCGCAAGGCGCTCAAGGCCGCGGTCATCGACCTCGTGGTGCTCGACGTCATGATGCCTGGCGAGGACGGCCTGTCGCTGTGCCGCCATCTGGTCGACAACGGCGCGATTCCCGTCATCCTGCTGACCGCCATGGCCGAAGAGACCGACCGCATCATCGGACTGGAGATCGGCGCCGACGACTACGTCACCAAGCCGTTCAACCCGCGCGAGCTGCTGGCCCGCATCAAGGCGGTGCTGCGCCGCACCGCGACGGTGCCCAGGCAGCGCGACGCGCTCGACGGCGAGCGGCTGCGTTTCGAGGGCTGGCTGCTCGACGTGCCGCGCCGCGAATTGGAGGCACCCGATGGCGTCGCCGTACCGCTGTCCACCGGCGAGTTCCAGCTCTTGGCCGCCTTCCTCAAGCGGCCCAAGATGGTGCTCACCCGCGACCAGCTGCTCGACCTGACGACCGGCCGCGCCCCGACCGTGTTCGACCGCTCGATCGACAATCAGGTCAGCCGGCTGCGACGCAAGATCGAGGCTGACCCGAAGGATCCCAAACTCATCAAGACCGTCTGGGGCGGCGGCTACATGTTCACCGCCGACGTCCGGGAAGAAGCGTGATGGATCGCTCCCGTCTGATACCCCGGATGCCGCGCAGCCTCGGCGCCCAGCTGATCGCGCTCTTGCTCATTGCCCTGATCGGCACGCAGGCCATCGCGCTGTGGCTGTTCGCCGGCGAGCGGCGCACCGCAATCTTCGAGGTCGTCGGCGACGCCGTGATCGTGCGCGCCGCCTCCCTGGTTCCGCTTCTGGAAACCGCCACGGACGACGTCCGCGAGCAGATGCTTCGAGCCACCAGCAGTCCGGTGACCCGGTTCTGGATCGCGCCGTCGCCTGCCGTGCGCGAACCCGGCCGGTCGGCGCCCGAGCGCCGGCTGGGGGAGGTCCTTCTCGACGAACTGGGGACGGAGCGCGACATCCGCGTCGCCGTGTCCAGCAAGGGACGCATGCTGCCTGCGCTCATCCATGCCCAGCGCCGGGACAGGAGCGAGCGGGCCGACGAGGAGGAGCGCGGCGAGCGGAAGCTTCGGGACAAGGAGCGGCCCGAGCGGAGCGCGCGGATCGCCATCGACTTTTCCGTCGCGCTCGCCGACGGGTCCTGGCTGAACGTGACGACCAGCCACCGGCCGCCGCCACCCGGCGCGATCCAGACCCTGCTTCTGCAGATCGTGCTGATGGCGCTCGCCATCGTCGCCATCGTCGCCTTCACCATCCGCCGCCTCACGCGCCCCTTGCGCCGGCTGGCGGCTGCCGCCGACAGGCTCGGCCGCGGCGAGGACATGCCGCCGCTGGCCGAGGAGGGGCCGCAAGAGGTGCGTAGCGCCATCCGCGCCTTCAACGAGATGCAGGACCGGCTGACCCGCTTCGTGCGCGACCGGACGCGCATGCTGGCAGCGATCAGCCACGACCTGCGCACGCCGATCACCTCGCTGCGCATCCGTGCCGAGTTCATCGACGACGACGAGGACCGCGAGAAGATGATCGCCATCCTGGACGAGATGGCCCAGATGACAGAGGCGACGCTCGCCTTCGCCCGCGACGAGGCGACCCAGGAGGAACGCCGCTCGGTCGACCTCGGCGGCCTCATGGAGAGCATCGCCGGCGACCAGTCCGATCTTGGCCGCGACGTGGAGGTCGCCGCCCGGGACCGTGTCGTGCTTGCCTGCCGGCCGGTCGCCCTGAAGCGCGCCCTGCGCAATCTCGTCGAGAACGCGGTGCGCTACGGCACCAGGGCGCGGATCGCAGTGCGCGCGGAGGGCGGCCAGGCCGTGCTCACCGTCGACGACGACGGACCAGGCATCGCGGACGACCGGCTTGCCGATGTCTTCGAGCCCTTTGTCCGGCTGGAGGAATCACGCAGCGGCGAAACCGGCGGCATCGGACTCGGCCTCGCCATCGCCCGCTCCATCGTCCATGCCCACGGCGGCACGATCGCGCTGGAGAACCGTCCCGAGGGCGGCCTGCGCGCCACCGTGCACCTGCCCCTCGGCGCCTGAGTTCTGTCCCCGCCGTCAGTCCACGCCGTCCTGCGGCCTGCCATCATAGTCGGCTTCCGACACCGGCTCCAGCCAGTCGGCTGTCCTGCCGTCGAGGGCTTCCTGGATCGCCAGGTGGACCATCTGGCTGTCCGGCGCCGCGCCGTGCCAGTGCTTCTCGCCGGCCGCGAACCAGACCGTGTCGCCGGGCCGGATCTCGCGCACCGGCCCGCCCCAGACCTGGGCCCGGCCGACGCCCGACAGGACATGGATGGTCTGGCCGAAGGGATGCGTGTGCCAGTTGGTCCGCGCGCCCGGCTCGAAGGCGACGCGCAGGGCGACCGCGCGCGCCGGCGGCGGCGACTCGATGATCGGGTCCTGCCACACCGTGCCGGTGAAATAGGCCAGATTGGCGCGTCCGGTCGGACGGCTTCCGGCGCGATGGATGTCCATGGCTGCTGTTCTCCAGTTTTCATCACGTCTCCGGCGCCTTTCCGGCAGCGAGCCGGCGCCTGCCGCACATCATCCTAGCAAGGCTGGGCCATCCAACAAGGCGACACCCCCTTGATTTCTGAATATGGATTTATTAATAAATTCCCTAGATTATGATATCTGAAATATCAAGATAGAAGTTTTTGCCTCAACCATGATCACAGCAGGCCAAGTCCGCGCCGCCCGCGCGCTCCTGGGGATCGACCAGAAGACCCTCGCCGCCCTCGCCGGCGTTTCCGTGCCTACAATCCAGCGCATGGAGGCCAGCGACGGCACGGTGCGGGGCGTGGTCGACACGCTGACCAAGGTGGTCGCTGCGCTCGAGGCGGCCGGAATCGAACTCATCGGCGACAACGCCCGCAGCGAAACCGGCGGCCGCGGCGTTCGGCTCAAGTCACAGCCGTCGGATTAAGCAGGCCGCGCCCGGCGGCTTGTTGGCGAAAACCGCTTGAATCACAATGGCCGGGCCTGAAATCGGGTGTATGGACATGCGCGCACAGGCAGATTCCCTGTCTCCCCGTCCGAGCTTCTCGGACCTGTTTACACCGAAGCTGGTCACCGTGCTGCGGGAGGGCTACGGCCTCGCCCGTTTCAAGGCCGACGCCTTCGCCGGACTGACCGTTGCCATCGTCGCCCTGCCGCTGTCGATGGCCATCGCCATCGCCTCCGGCGCCAGCCCCGGCGCCGGCATCGTGACGGCGATCATCGGCGGCTTCCTCGTTTCCGCCCTCGGCGGCAGCCGCTTCCAGGTCGGCGGACCGGCCGGCGCCTTCATCGTGCTGGTCGCCGCCAACATCGCCCGGCACGGCTACGACGGCATGCTTCTGGCCACCTTCATGGCCGGCCTGATCCTCACCGCCATCGGCTTCCTGCGGCTCGGAACCTACATCAAATACATCCCCCATCCGGTCACGGTCGGTTTCACCGCGGGCATCGGCGTGATCATTTTCGCAAGCCAGATCAAGGACCTGCTCGGCCTCGTTCTGTCCGGAGCCGAGCCCGGCCCGATCCTCGAGAAGCTCCCGGCGCTAACCGCCGCCCTGCCGACCGTCAACCCGGCCGCTGTCGGGCTTGCGATCGCAACCGTCGCCATCATCCTGGGGCTGCGCCGGGTGCGACCGCATTGGCCGGGCATGCTGATCGCCGTCGCCGCCACCGCCGTCGCGGCCGCGCTGCTCGGTCTGCCGGTCGAGACCATCCAGACGCGCTTCGGCGGCATTTCCGGCAGCCTTCCCCTGCCGTCGCTGCCGGCGGTGTCGTTCGAAAAGGTCCTGGCGGTGCTGCCCGACGCCATCGCCTTCGCCCTGCTCGGGGCGATCGAATCGCTGCTGTCGGCGGTGGTCGCCGACGGCATGACCGGCCGCCGCCACCGCTCGAATTGCGAACTGGTCGCGCAGGGCGTGGCCAACATGGCCAGCGCCCTGTTCGGCGGCATCTGCGTCACCGGCACCATCGCGCGGACCGCCACCAATGTGCGCGCCGGCGCCCACGGGCCGATCGCGGGCATGCTGCATGCGGTGTTCCTGCTGGTGTTCCTCGTCGTCGCGGCGCCGCTCGCCGGCTACATCCCGCTCGCCACGCTCGCCGGCGTGCTGGCGGTGGTCGCCTGGAACATGATGGAAAAGCACGCCATCACAACGCTGTTCCGCACCTCGCGCGCCGATGCCGTCGTCTTCCTGGCGACCTTCCTGCTGACCGTGTTCCGCGACCTCACCGAAGCCATCCTCATCGGCGTGGTGATGGGTGCTGCGATCTTCATCGACCGTATGGCGAAGATGATCTCCGTCGAGCAGCACCGCGCCTTCGTCGAGGCGGACAAGGCCGACGACAGCAACGGCGGCCGCACGGCGTTCGATCCCGGCCTCGCCTCCGACCCGGACGTCGTCGTCTACCGCATCTCGGGTGCGTTCTTCTTCGGTTCGGCGGCAACCGTCGGCGCGGTGCTCGACCGCATCGCGGACCAGCACAAGGCCCTCGTACTCGACTTCTCCGCCGTCGCCCTGCTCGATTCGACTGCGGCGACGACCATGGCCGGGGTCGCCCGCAAGACCTCGGGCAGGAACGTCGCCCTCTACATCGTCGGCGCCACGCCGCGGATCCGGCACGAGCTGCAGACCCATGGCCTGGGGTCGGGTGCGGCGCGCTATTTCGCGCATCTCGACGACGCGCTCGCCGCCCATCGCGCCACCGCCTGAGCCCACCCCGAACGCAAAGACCCCGGCCTGATGCCGGGGTCTTTGCGTTCGGGCAGTGCTATCGGCTCAGCGCGCGGCCAGCCACATTTTCCTGATCAGGCGATACAGCCCGGCGGGCAGCCAGGGCAACCGGTTGCGGGTGTCCCTGCGTGAATTCAGGATCAGGCTGCGGGCGACAAGGACGTTCATGGTCTTCTCCTTCCAAACGGGCGTTTTGCTCTGCCGCAACGGAATGCGCGGCCTGCAGCAAAGATAGGCGCACACTGTGCGCACATCAAGCGCACAGTGTGCGCTTTCTTGAAAGCAACCCGCTGACGACCGCTCGGTTCCCTGGCGCCTCGCGCCCCGACCCCAAAACAAAATGACCCAAAACAAAACGACCGGCGCGTCGCCGCGCCGGCCGTTTGCAGATCCTGCCGTTTGAGACGCTGCCGGCCGTCAGACCGCCTGCTTCGCCTTAAATTCGAGGCGGCGACGGTGCAACACCGGCTCGGTGTAGCCGTTCGGCTGCTCGCACCCTTTGAAGACGAGGTCGCAGGCGGCCTGGAAGCCGACCGAGGCGTCGTAGTCCGCCGACATCGGCCGGTAGTTCGGATCGCCGGCGTTCTGCTTGTCGACCAGCGCCGCCATCCGCTTCATGGTCTCCATGACCTGGTCCTTCGAGCAGACGCCATGGCGCAGCCAGTTGGCGATGTGCTGCGAGGAAATGCGCAGGGTGGCGCGGTCCTCCATCAGGCCGATGTTGTTGATGTCCGGCACCTTGGAGCAGCCCACGCCCTGCTCGACCCAACGCACCACGTAGCCGAGAATTCCTTGCGCGTTGTTGTCGAGCTCGGCCTGGATGTCCTCGGGCGACCAGTTCGGCCGGGTCGCGACCGGTATCGACAGGATGTCCTCCAGCCTGGCCTTGGCACGCGACTTAAGGTCCGCCTGCCGCCCGGCGACGTTGACCTTGTGGTAGTGCAGCGCGTGCAGCGTGGCCGCCGTCGGCGACGGCACCCAGGCGGTGTTGGCACCGGCCATCGGATGGCCGAGCTTCTGCTCCAGCATCGCGTGCATCAGGTCGGGCATGGCCCACATGCCCTTGCCGATCTGGGCATGGCCCGGCAGGCCGCAGGCCAGGCCGAC from Polymorphum gilvum SL003B-26A1 carries:
- a CDS encoding EF-hand domain-containing protein yields the protein MKPLKTIAMAALAASVAGIALTAQADERGGWGGGPGWHGFGAHHMVMGKMQRRGAERLFERFDVNGDGVVTQAEVDERVAARFAEADADSSGGVSLDEFKDHWIAQSRDRMVRGFQRLDRDGDGKVSRAEFDRISDRLFSRLDRDGNGELERVRPGQGPGQGQGMGQGPRQGQGPGQGMGQGMGQGPGQGRGPGMMRADDGDRDTAPRGRGGDGPRRGPGHGPGYGPMAGGMHGFGPGFGAGFGPGFGGIDELFERFDTDGDGKITRQEFDEVRGTLFASADSAGAGAFDLEGFAVLWRDMHDRAMVRMFQSLDADGDLSISSDEHAARTAGMVARMDRNGDGVLTKADLRGGPKGRDGRHHGKHEGKWHGKHHGDHHRGPSGDGPRWRDRSGD
- a CDS encoding (R)-mandelonitrile lyase, with translation MDIHRAGSRPTGRANLAYFTGTVWQDPIIESPPPARAVALRVAFEPGARTNWHTHPFGQTIHVLSGVGRAQVWGGPVREIRPGDTVWFAAGEKHWHGAAPDSQMVHLAIQEALDGRTADWLEPVSEADYDGRPQDGVD
- a CDS encoding GNAT family N-acetyltransferase — its product is MSDIVDEAPEHFGAREALLDRAFGRARHAKTSERLREGRLPALAFSAVDGEGRLVATVRLWNVATGDGREILLLGPLAVEAACRSDGLGGRLMRHALNRASLAGYGAVILVGDAPYYERFGFSAGPTGALDLPGPVERSRFLGLELRPDALAGACGLIRPSGALAPADRLLAILPETQIVAAQAA
- a CDS encoding ATP-binding protein — its product is MDRSRLIPRMPRSLGAQLIALLLIALIGTQAIALWLFAGERRTAIFEVVGDAVIVRAASLVPLLETATDDVREQMLRATSSPVTRFWIAPSPAVREPGRSAPERRLGEVLLDELGTERDIRVAVSSKGRMLPALIHAQRRDRSERADEEERGERKLRDKERPERSARIAIDFSVALADGSWLNVTTSHRPPPPGAIQTLLLQIVLMALAIVAIVAFTIRRLTRPLRRLAAAADRLGRGEDMPPLAEEGPQEVRSAIRAFNEMQDRLTRFVRDRTRMLAAISHDLRTPITSLRIRAEFIDDDEDREKMIAILDEMAQMTEATLAFARDEATQEERRSVDLGGLMESIAGDQSDLGRDVEVAARDRVVLACRPVALKRALRNLVENAVRYGTRARIAVRAEGGQAVLTVDDDGPGIADDRLADVFEPFVRLEESRSGETGGIGLGLAIARSIVHAHGGTIALENRPEGGLRATVHLPLGA
- a CDS encoding helix-turn-helix domain-containing protein; protein product: MITAGQVRAARALLGIDQKTLAALAGVSVPTIQRMEASDGTVRGVVDTLTKVVAALEAAGIELIGDNARSETGGRGVRLKSQPSD
- a CDS encoding homospermidine synthase, translating into MSEETSATTTAATKSAGKNGPKRTAARKTAAGAKRAGRAPAKAAAAAEPSWPVHGRISGPIVMIGFGSIGRGTLPLIERHFDFDRSRVTVIDPVDADRALVEDRGFRFEKQAITRSNYREVLTPLLTEGSGQGFCVNLSVDTSSLDLMKLCRKLGVLYIDTVVEPWLGFYFAQDVGAADRTNYSLRETVRKERKKNPGGTTAVSCCGANPGMVSWLVKKALVDVATDTGLAFEEPTGRKGWAKLMRKVGVKGVHIAERDTQRAKKPKPMGVFWNTWSVEGFLSEGFQPAELGWGTHETWLPKTARKHKKGCKAAIYLEQAGANTRVRTWCPTPGAQFGYLVTHNEAISIADYFTVKDDKEVVYRPTCHYAYHPCNDAVLSLHELFGAAGRVQPELHVLSEAEIQDGSDELGVLLYGHAKNAYWYGSQLSIEEARRLAPYQNATGLQVSSAVLAGMVWALENPEAGIVEADDMDYRRCLEVQGPYLGPVRGYYTDWTPLDGRPGLFPEDIDESDPWQFRNILEH
- a CDS encoding type III PLP-dependent enzyme; translation: MTERIREFLRRRTEDGPCVVVDLDVVRDNYEAFARALPDTSVYYAVKANPAPEILSLLAELGSSFDCASVGEIEMVLAAGAGAERISYGNTIKKERDIARAFELGVRLFAVDSDAEVDKIARAAPGSKVFCRILCDGVGAEWPLSKKFGCVPEMAPDVLEQAHRSGLVAHGVSFHVGSQQANLGAWDNALATAAAVFRETARRGIELKMVNMGGGFPARYLKDVPGVPAYGQAIFQALSDHFGNRLPETIIEPGRGMVGDAGLIEAEVVLISRKSADDAVRWVYLDIGKFHGLAETMDEAIRYPIRTARDGDETAPCVLAGPTCDSVDVLYEKTPYELPVSLSIGDKVLIEACGAYTTTYSTVGFNGFAPLASYVI
- a CDS encoding response regulator, translating into MNEPSPHILIVDDHRDIRETLARYLVKNGLRASVAESAAHARKALKAAVIDLVVLDVMMPGEDGLSLCRHLVDNGAIPVILLTAMAEETDRIIGLEIGADDYVTKPFNPRELLARIKAVLRRTATVPRQRDALDGERLRFEGWLLDVPRRELEAPDGVAVPLSTGEFQLLAAFLKRPKMVLTRDQLLDLTTGRAPTVFDRSIDNQVSRLRRKIEADPKDPKLIKTVWGGGYMFTADVREEA
- a CDS encoding SulP family inorganic anion transporter, which codes for MDMRAQADSLSPRPSFSDLFTPKLVTVLREGYGLARFKADAFAGLTVAIVALPLSMAIAIASGASPGAGIVTAIIGGFLVSALGGSRFQVGGPAGAFIVLVAANIARHGYDGMLLATFMAGLILTAIGFLRLGTYIKYIPHPVTVGFTAGIGVIIFASQIKDLLGLVLSGAEPGPILEKLPALTAALPTVNPAAVGLAIATVAIILGLRRVRPHWPGMLIAVAATAVAAALLGLPVETIQTRFGGISGSLPLPSLPAVSFEKVLAVLPDAIAFALLGAIESLLSAVVADGMTGRRHRSNCELVAQGVANMASALFGGICVTGTIARTATNVRAGAHGPIAGMLHAVFLLVFLVVAAPLAGYIPLATLAGVLAVVAWNMMEKHAITTLFRTSRADAVVFLATFLLTVFRDLTEAILIGVVMGAAIFIDRMAKMISVEQHRAFVEADKADDSNGGRTAFDPGLASDPDVVVYRISGAFFFGSAATVGAVLDRIADQHKALVLDFSAVALLDSTAATTMAGVARKTSGRNVALYIVGATPRIRHELQTHGLGSGAARYFAHLDDALAAHRATA